The sequence below is a genomic window from Lycium ferocissimum isolate CSIRO_LF1 chromosome 9, AGI_CSIRO_Lferr_CH_V1, whole genome shotgun sequence.
gcttgtgtatggctgggacgttcccctatattataatagtcttgccggcttatgtacgatgtcgtctgttgaaagttgtaactcctcaggagacaggttgttgtggtatgtatatatatgtgacagttttgagacgacgtcttgcctttttatatatatatataagttctttattatgctagttgtgaacGATTATagtaacaggtgtatacgagtttttgtagaatccccgagagtctaacattcgaggacgaatgttattaatttggggggagggggagaatgttacatctcagaaGTTTTGAGTTGTTGcgttgtgaatagactaatgtgagcttaagatAAACATGAAGTCCCTATAATAtcaaggagagtatttgatagcCTTAggtgcataccataagattttgaagttatatgaatcgaTGGAACTAAGTTGGTCAAAGGAAGTGAAATGCAAGACGTGTTTGGAAAGCTTTTCGCAATAGTTGAGTTGATGcgtatttagtaatgtcttgaggggctgctatacggcctcttatatggttaatgaagtgttatataagtgccaagaaggttccataaggattggaagccAAACGGATCGACGAGAATGAGCTTCGGGAATTTCCAGattgtacggccatttgtacggaccgtataaattttacggcccgtataatggtccgtagattATTTCTAGATTGGGGTGGATCTCTGGttggattatacggtccaattgtATGGACCGTAAAATttacacggcccgtataattggccgtatatcCGGGTCGGGCCAAAATTCTTTTTAGTTATATATAGCCACCcttgttcattatttcatttcccacattttctCCAAGTCTCCAAAGCTCTAAaaccttctccaagcatattccactcaaacccaagggaaaacaaagatcaaatagcaagaatcaagatattcatgtgttggaagactCACTAGGTTTAGTAGACTTCAAGGATAACTTAGGTATTGAAACTAGGGGTTTCATGcaagttgataacttgctccaaagctcattcctttgagataaaaggttagttttcatgcttattccatgttatcaagaatgattagttgttgaataacttgggtgaaaggagtaagtagaagatgaggcctaaatgtagattttaggATACTTTTGAGTAACaaactaacttgagtcatgattcttagtatgctatggatataatcttgctatgaaggGTATTAATGATGATAAGGAAGTGTTGCATAAAATTGTGAAAAGGGTGGAAGTGAAGTTGTTGATGtaagttgaatgtgagaatgagttttgagacttaatggaatatgactacttgattatgatattggggatgttattatagttgtttgggagttattttgcgatatggtggaagttgatgaaatagggaaatgctgcccaatttttgttagttcatgagttgctctagtttgaattcaatagtgtctttaagacttaaccatgatatgaatccttttaaatgtagatttctcaagccttGGCGGCGAACATTAGATAGTTGAGAAgataaagaggtatgtaaggctaacccttctttcttaaggaaTGGTCCCATTGTTGTATACCTTCACATGAATTGCATAACACCTTCCATGATGACTTTATTTCCTAGAATCATTAAAGATCACAGTTCTTGATATTCCCATGACACTAttggtcccatcctatgatagttgatcttctaaggaaaggtataatgaaaataataatgatgatgatgatgatgatgttgaggataCGTGTGTACTCCTACATATCTATATGTCTATCAAAGTATGATtattaagaacaccgagcttatatggccgggtataatATCTATCACAcgtgcaccactgcagttgggtacgaataacactgagccttggtagggccaggtatgtataacaccaaaCTTTGTTATGGTCGGGTACATAAGACACTGAACccctatggtcgggtatgatactactatatgtataaatgtatgaaatgaaagtttcccattagaaagagggtaaataaatatgatgaacgtcgctagaggtataaatggctctttCATCCCATGActtttctatcttatgttatttctcatgcttccattatgttattgattatgctttacatattcagtacattattcgtactgacgtccttttgtttgtggaatGATTGCGTCATACACCGCAGTGGACGaggagatagacttgacccatagactgcttgttcagagactgcatagaggagctccatttgattcggagccacagctgttggtactattcttttgtgtatatacatatgggcatggctgGGCCCTGTCTCGTCCTTATGATGATGCTTCATACTCTTCCTAAAGGTTCATagacagtcatgtatagtagatgtcttttgcattgtcggcttatattttagtatattattttgtcagcctcgtcggcctgtgtatatgtatatgggcttagttgttgatgttgatataaaaagtgttttagccgttggaaatggtattattgaggtACAGAGTTGTtgataagccatgtggctcacctggacatgaatgtgaatatgtgatgagaggtgcccggtgggttagctccgggtgcccgtcatggccctccggtggAGTCGTGACATTTCCCCCACATGATGTCAAATAAACCCGAATTTAAATGCATTGATTTCATCATTTTCTCAGGGGTTCGATTATTCCATCCGACTACACTATTGGAGAGTACAGGGAGCACTAACCTcatgtataataatatttttttctcgcAACTCTAGAGTACTAGTAATTTATTCACCACCTTTGTCAGATCgaagtattttaatttttctatcTAATTGGTTTTTCACTTTTGCTTTATGTTCAAGAACATACTTTCAGCTTCATCCTTAGATCTAAAGAGATATGCTTTAGTGTATCTAGAATAGTCATCCACAAAAGAGATGTAATATTTCTTCCCACCTCTACTAACTGTGTTCTTGAAATAAGCTAAGTCTAGATGCAATAGTTCaagcaattttattttattaactagTGACAGTCTTAAAGGTTCTTTTCCATATTTTGCTTCTACAGAAGCTTAGAAAACTCATCAACATTTAGAGCAGGAATTAAGTCTATATTTCTTTGTCTTTTAATAGAAGCAATATTAACATGACCTACCCTCCCACAAATCAATAGACTCGACTATATAAACAGAATTGAAAGTACTTTCATTATTAATGATCTCTTAAAGTCTAGAGAAATTCACATTTTCAGTTATTAAACATACTTCACAAGAGACATTAAAATTATCCTAAAGGTTCAATAACCTTAAGGTGATATTTAAATGTAAATATCATTTATTCACACAGTCAAAAAATTGTATAACAACTTTCAAGTGTAGATATGATCCTCTcgatttaaataattcatataaTTCCACAAATTAGAATTAAACTCCACATGATCTTACTAGAAACATATTTacattaagaaaaaatattatgAGATCGCAAATCATCACAAGCATATCATATATGTTAGTCCAACACTTAGTATGCATTTTAAGATCATCATAAAAATTGATCATCTGCCCCAACACTGATATATCTAGTATTACATAAGAAACACAAGGATAgattcataaataaataaataagagtgAAGTTGTAAGAAAATAGAACCTGATTTTTgcactttcttttcttgcacCTTGAAGTTGTGTTTGTCTTCCTGTTGAAATATGACAATTTCATTCTCGGAAAATATTATTGTTGTCTCGGTTTTCTTCATGTATATCAAATGCAAGATTCATCATCCAGCTTTTGCATTAGTTCTCTTTTAAATAAGAACTAACATGTCGATTCAAATCTTTCTCCATCCCATAGCTAGCCTCGTTGCATCATCTCTATTACTGTTGTAATTAGCATGTCTCCAAAAGTGCAGTTATTTGACGAAGATAATGTTTTCCCTTTAACATAATCATTGGTTGATTATTAAATTATGTAAATACCGCCATTTTGCATCACAAATTCACCATCTAAAATAAGTTGATGGTGTCGAATGAGCTTTTGTTTCCCTTGTACAATTATAAACCAAACCTAGGCTGCTCGGTGATGATAGTCATCATctctattttctttaaaatttacataaattaaaatcagGGAACGAAAAAGGAACCAAGGCAAATAATGCAACTTTCTTCTTTAAGTTGATCGTTCTATGAATCAAAAGTCAATCTAGAGTAGAATGTTCATTAACACGCATAATAAACTTCTATAGTTCAAAAAAGTTTATTGAGATCATTGTTTAATAATTATTTCCATCGAAAGGCTCAAGCTTTGATAAATGGGGAAGAGTTTTCTTCAAAGCTATTGATCAATATTGTATTAAAGAAATCGCTTTCAAATTGTTGGaaacattaacaatatcaatcagaaaaaatgaacaaaagaatAGAATCAACTTATCGGATTAAATCGCTACGTCGTGGCAAGCCACTACTTTTGAAAACGATTTTGGCCCGACTCCGGTGCAAATCATTAAGGTCGGTCACTTTCCAAGGTTCTACAACTCTTCCAAACTCGTGCACTCGTTGCTGGAAGTTTGGAGTTACACAAATATAATTGCCCAAAAATCACGAAGGAAAAAAGCCTAGGAAGGAGAGAGTATTTGGGATAATGAGATAATTGATGTTTCTTTAGTTCACAAATGATGCTCCTTAAATAGCCATATCATCTATGTTTTCATTCATCAAAAAAGCGTAAGAAGCCAAAAGGGGTTGATGACGTTATTCTTGCTTTAATGACAAAATTGTCATAAAGACAAGTAACTTCAAGTCTTTTGAAAAGCTAATATCTTTTCATTAACGAAGTTACAAATTTAAGAAACtgtcatatgaatgaatgtgaACTATTTATGAAAAGTAACTTAATTCTTCCACTCCTCATATACTTATGATTTAGATATATGTTACCACGATTAATTGTGGAGAGTAACAAGATGTTTTTATTCTTTGCATTAAATAAAAAGATCAATACTAACAACAAAGACACTGAATACATTCACAAAGTATGTTTAAATGATGTTTTAAGTAGATTCCACTAAATTAATGCAAGACTTAACATtcaaaaagattgaatttcttcatatttcatcATAGTTTCAAAATTCTTATAAGATTGGAATTTCTATGGTTCGATTCAAGAAATAATCCCACAACTCTAGCTTTATGTCTAATGTGGAAAATTAACTTATTGATCATATTTACGGATAGAAATTGTGAGTTTAACAACGTGTTGAAGTAAGCTTAGAAACAAATATTGATACAATTAGTGGGTCTTGTGAAGAAGAGAAATGGTGGATTGAGGTTAATAAATGAGTTGTTTATAATTCTAACGGCTCCAATTGCTTGATGAATGATAAGAATTGAATTTATTGGGTTgaattttcatgtttatgagggAATGGGtgtttggatggtttgaagGCAATATGTGAACCCTAAGGGGGTCTTGTTAACATGATGAACAAGATTTGATAGAAACTGATTATGTTAATATACATTGGTTGAATTAGCTCGTCGTTGAGAATTTGACTAAGACAGAGATTGAGGTATATTGAGGCATAAACTTTCTTAAGGCATTTTCTTAAATGTTGTGCTATAAAATGAAGAAACTGACAAAAATGTTTGGAAGTAGGTCTAATAGTCCTTTAAATATATTGTTGAACAATTTTGATCATCTAAATGTGTCATAAGTGAGTACTTTTAGTCTCAGataaatatttaacaaactcTTGTTGTTATATTTAACAagaattatgaagaaaaaaattaacgaTACTTACATTTGAAGATGTagttttttataatttcttctatttttttttttatttatatttggtgtttgGTGCAATTATTTGAAGTGTAATTTCTTCTGTTTTCATCTAATTTCTGGTGTTTGGTGCTATTTTTGATATTGTATTTTCTGAAATTTGACGGGAACctactttgtgggatttcactgagtatgttgttgttgttgttgttgttgttgttgttgttgttgtttcctgATATTACTGGTTAAACCTTCTTTTACAATTCACATATGAAAATCTTAAAGGATCAAAACGCTCAGGAGTAAATTTAGAATACTATTTAAGCCATCCTTAAACGTAAAGGATCGTTTTGTTATTTTCTCTAAAATATTATCAAATGTGTATCTACACGTGGATGCATGCTCGTGGAGACGAGCGAGTGTGCATCACTGATCACACCATAAATGAAGTTATTTGTCAAACAAATTATTTATAACATGGATGTTTGATGGGTATGTAAATATTTATTCATAATTGCGTCATTTGATCTATTTTAAGATTTCTAATGAGGTGAGAAAGATGATATTACCTGTGAATTacttctattatttttatttctagtTGAAGTTGCAATACAGTTTCGAAAGCAAATAGAGATTAGATTTTGCTCTTCAAATACCCTCAAAAGTTGAAATACAGCATAGGCAGAGTGAATAGCGCAATTGCTATAATTTCCACACAATTGTGTGACTTAGGCGCCAAAATGTGCAAGAAATAGAAGGTAattcctccgtctcaatttatgtgatataatttgacttgatacagagttttaaaaagaaaggaggacttttgaaacttgtggcctaaaacaagtcataaatatttgtatggttgtaaattatttcattaagggcAAAAGGGgaagtttaagttaaattatttctaaatgtaGAAATATATTATTCTCTTTAAGAAAgactaaggcctcatttgtttgcacttattggAAGTCTGAATCCGAATGATTCAGATCTTAAGCCATTGAGtgcatttgtttgcattaagatctaagcacttattgggtcttaatcattaagatcttgaaccaagtcttaatatcattaagaggtagTTTTGTATGAAACTTTTTTATCACAAGCTCCAACCCCAACCTCAACCCTCCACgtcaaccccacccccacatACTCTCCactcccaccccaccccactaCCCACCCACCCTTCACTCCAACCCCCACTCCCTACTAACCCTACCCCACCACCAACCTCAATCTCACCCctcaccacccacccccactccccaccaccAATCCCTACCCCACACCACCAACCCCTACTCCCCACCACCAATCCCTACCCCACACCACCAACCCCTACTCCCCACCATCAACCCCTACataccacccacccccactccccactaCTCCCCACCAACCCCACACTCACTCCCCGCTaaccccaccaccaaccccGCCCTCACTACCTCCGCCCATCACCCCAACCACCCACTCACCCCTCCACCCCCACtcaccacccaccacccaccAAGACTACAAACATCTCCACCATGACTAGtgaacataaatattttttttttaatcaaataatatatttttattaaatttttatttttattttctactatttagttactttttaatttgaattgtatatttattatgtttaaataaatacattatgcacgttcagatattgaaaaacaaacagtcttaatcattcagtgttcaaacctaaagataacatcttaatcattcagatgtgcattaagattcagacgtcttaatcttaatgaaaacaaatgaggcctaaaagagaaagtgtatcacataaattaggatagAGAAAATACTACCAATTATGCCattcttttggaaaattttaaagggTTAGTTTTGAAAAACAGAGGGTTTGAACCCTAACCTATAAAGGCCTAAAAGTTCACCCTAGGATATCATTCTGAAGTTTTTGAACGACCATTTATGACAGAGAGCAAGGAAGAAAGATCTAAAATAAGTATCATAATTCCAGGAAGAAGTTAATATCTAATGTATTGGACCAGCGATGGAAGagaggtgtgatatatgaggatctttgttatagagaggtttgacagtactttttttcttcttgttcgTTCTAAAAGAAtgacatatttctatatttagtaacaaatTGACTTTAAACTTTCCATTTTGTccataatgaaatgatttaaagtCATACAAAcatctatgacttattttataccatatatttcaatttatttcttaaactcgaGCCCATCACGAGTATGTCTTAGGAACAGAGAATCAAGAGCAAATGCTCCTATGATTAAtttgaaacaagaaaatgaaGGATTTTGGAGCATTGTTAAGTTGGCTAATTATCTAAAAGTGGGTAGTgtggtgcacaaagcatcccgcgTTAGTAGGATCCGGGGAAGAGCCGCACCCCAAGAGTTGTAATGTAGTCATTCTACCCTAATGCAAACATTAATGAATGCTTCCACAGCTCAAACACATGAATAGGTCGGCCAATTTGGAGGACAACTCGTCATTACCCAtaccctaatgcaagcattaaTGAATGTTTTCATGACTCGAATGCGTGACTTATAGGTCATTCGGAGACAACTTTCCCATTTCTCCAAGGCTCCCTTTCCAGATAATTATCCGAAAGAAGTTATAAACAATGTAATTAGTGTTCCTAAATCTTCGTGTGATGTAAAACTCTCATATTTAATGGTCTAATTTTACCTATCATGTCCATTGTTGGACCCCTCATAAAGCCACACATCTACAATTCTTACGTACTTGTTGGGGCTATGGTCTTTTCGTGGGCCAACCAACTTGTCTGTAACTTTACAAAAAATCGAAGGTCTGTTTTTGGATGGGAATTGGGAGGAAGGAGAAGCGTTCCTTTCAATCAACAGAAAAGATCTGAATTTATATACTATTATTATTAGTGTACAAATGGAAATTTGTAAACGACGATTTATATGATCTATGCTTTTCAATGAATAGATTATTTGAAGCTGATTGTTCTATTTTTCAGACTGATGCCATCACGTTATTGCTTCTCTTCTTTTAGTGTTGAAATTCTGACCGACTCCACTTGAACAAAGAAAGGCCCTCTCCATTTGTTAAATGCCCATAACTTTTTTATATTCCCTCCGCTCCTTAATAAGTGTCTCTTTTGGCCTTTGGCACCCTtcaaaaatactaactcctagataaTTAGTAGATATTTTGACTAACTTATCCTTAATTAAATGGTACATATTTGTTATACTCTCTTGATTATATGAGCACTCACTTATTTAAATAGggataaatttgaaagaaaatattactacattcttgattatgtaaaagaaCACTTATCttgaactaaaataaaaatgttaaaaagACACTTATTATGGATCAAAGGGAGTAATATAGTGTCTGAGCAAAATTGTACACACCACGATTACTCCATTAGTACGTGCTAGTCATgtacctcccaccaacatatgTAAAATTAGGTAGATAGAAAGAAATCACCTTTCATTAACCCTTATCTCCTATTGTTTCACCGACTTTCGCTAGGTCACACTCTTAGTGTTAAGTACCTAACAATTCCAGGTATGAAATTGCATGATTTCAAACTTTACAAATAGAATTGGCTTagtcttgttttctttttccattcCATGTCTAACAACTGAAGAAATGAGGAACGTAACAATCCTATACCTTAAATTAGGTGTCTTAACAGTAAAGTAGAAGCAGTTTGCTGCTTATGCCTTCTATATACTGCTTACTGCATTACTACTATGTATTTCTGGAATGATTCCACCTTTATGCACAAATAGTATTTTCTGAATTATTATCATTCTTGCTGTAGTGTAAAAGTTCTATAGCTAGTGAAGTGCAATTACTTATATTCTTCACTGCAATGCTTGAGGAAGCAATCCTTGCCATCTCAATGCCTTCGATAAAGAGCAGTATCTGAGTAAGATGCCACCATTCTCTGTCTATTGATTCGATGTCTCCATCCATAACCTTGATTTTTCCCATTCAAGTGCTTTTCATTTCTGTTTTTCCTGTTCCTTTCTGGTGCTGCAGCATCCTCTTTTTCCCCATTTTTCTCACTTCCACTGCTAAAATCACTATTCGGTATCATCGATATCATTGGATCACTGATTGAAGAATCCgtgttgttgttttcttccTGAAGAGTCTCGAGAATCTTGACAACATCATCCATTGTAGGCCTAGGTTTTGGGTAATGACTCAAGCATCTGTATGCCACTAATGCTGCAGTTTGTGCCCCTTTGATAGGGTATTGATCTTCAAGTCTTCGGTCCATCACACGAGCAATTCTCTTTGGATCTCTTAGATAAGGCCTTAACCATTCAACTAAATTTTGCTGTCCTTCTCTTCTTGATTTATCCAAAGACCTTTTACCAGTCAGCAGTTCCAACAGAACTACCCCAAAGCTGTATACATCACTCATTGTCGTCAAATGACCTGGAAATGATGCCATTGACAATGAATTAGCTAATCACAAGTTGGACTAGAAAAGTCtcaattatcaatttttccaaTTCTAGAAGTGCTTATATCATTTTTCCATTGAACCAAATATTCAATTTATAAGAGTTAGTTTACCTGTCATGATGTATTCAGGGGCTGCATAGCCATGTGTACCCATTATCCGTGTGGATACATGTGTATCATCCCCTTCTGGTCCATCCTTTGCTAGTCCAAAATCAGAAAGTTTAGCAGTGTAATCCTACAACATAGATGATCAAGAGTCATTATCTCTCTGTCtttgtttttccatttttaaaaatactatcCGAAGTATTTAAACGTAGAATACAATTTATAGCGAACAAATTAAAAATAGAACATGATGGGAAAAAAGGAAGAGAGGTGGAAGGAGTAGCTTACTGAATCTATTAAGATGTTTGATGCCTTAAAATCCCTGTATATGACTGGTTTGTCGCCTTCATGGAGGAATGCGAGACCTTTTGCTGCTCCCAATGCTATCTTCATCCTTGTTGACCACGATAATGTGATTGAAAACTCTGCATATTCCCACAAATACAAACATGATCGACTATAAATCAAGACACCTTGGTTTCAGGTTCTTTGAGTGCTAAAAAACATATACTGGTACTTCGAATTTTGTTTGGTTATACGACGTTTGATGATGTGAAAAACAGGATTAATCAATTTCTAGACCTTGATCCTCTGGATACTATGATATGATTCAGCCATTTATATAGCATGTATATCTAATTTCGCGATAGCACTATGATTAACATTGAGAAAAGAATGTGGCAACTTACTTCCAAAGAGTTGATTCTCCAAGCTTCTTCTTGGCAAGAATTCATAGACTAAGAGTCTATTATCATCCTCCCAGCAGTATCCAATCAATTTTACCAGATGTGGATGCCTCAGTTGCCCCAGGAATATTATCTCCGTCTACATGAAAAATTCATATCCACTTAGCATATAACGACAACAATAACAATTACGCTTCAATCCTAATCAAATTGTGGCTATATGAATTGTCGCTCAAATTCATAAAACCTTTAACACGCGCACAAAAATAATGGAAAATAACTCACCAGCCATTCCTTGTGGCCTTGTAGACC
It includes:
- the LOC132029539 gene encoding probable serine/threonine-protein kinase PBL12 — its product is MTLEKLSWKSIIPCCYKVDDEFVGSKKKITKKSSFHRLTLLDFDDPSSPLSADELSNSFIGSSLINFTYTDLREVTHHFSSANFLGEGGFGPVYKGFVDDKFRPGLKAQVVAVKVLDTDGLQGHKEWLTEIIFLGQLRHPHLVKLIGYCWEDDNRLLVYEFLPRRSLENQLFGKFSITLSWSTRMKIALGAAKGLAFLHEGDKPVIYRDFKASNILIDSDYTAKLSDFGLAKDGPEGDDTHVSTRIMGTHGYAAPEYIMTGHLTTMSDVYSFGVVLLELLTGKRSLDKSRREGQQNLVEWLRPYLRDPKRIARVMDRRLEDQYPIKGAQTAALVAYRCLSHYPKPRPTMDDVVKILETLQEENNNTDSSISDPMISMIPNSDFSSGSEKNGEKEDAAAPERNRKNRNEKHLNGKNQGYGWRHRINRQRMVASYSDTALYRRH